The nucleotide window GAGATCCCCGTGCTGCTCGCAGGAGGTCAGGCGTGAAGCTCGTCATCGGCATCCACAACCACCAGCCCGTCGGCAACTTCGACCACGTGATCGAGGACATCTACCGCAGCAGCTACCTGCCGTTCCTGGAGCGGGTCGAGCGCCACGAGCGGTTCCGCTTCAGCCTGCACGTGACCGGCCCGCTGCTGGAGTGGATGCAGCGCCACCATCCGGAGTGGCTGGAACGCGCGGCCTTCCTGGTGCGCGCGGGGCGCGTGGAGATGCTCGGCGGCGGCTTCTACGAGCCGATCCTCGC belongs to bacterium and includes:
- a CDS encoding alpha-amylase; the encoded protein is MKLVIGIHNHQPVGNFDHVIEDIYRSSYLPFLERVERHERFRFSLHVTGPLLEWMQRHHPEWLERAAFLVRAGRVEMLGGGFYEPILAAIPERDRVGQLRMMCDWVRQHLGADCRGVWMAERVWEPHLAGSLARAGVEFALLDDYHFVQAGVPPERLTHGPLLTDDLGHEVA